The Hyphomicrobium sp. 99 genome contains the following window.
TCCGCGCGGTTGATCGGACCGTGAATCCGGAATCCTGAAAATCCGAACGGCGCCGAATCGGGCCCCGGACCGATCAGCGGACCAAAGGAAAAGAGTTTGCTGTCGGCGACGAGTCGAGTCGCTTTCCCGTTCTCGACGACCCAAAGATCGACCGGAACGTCATACAGCCAGCCCATCGCGAACGGCTGGACCTGGAAGTCGACATGATCCCCCTTCCAGATTGCCTTCTCCGGACGGAAACGAATATCCCTGTATTGTTCGTAGGTTAGCTTGTTGAACGGAGGCGGAAGCGCATCCATGGCCGGCTTGGAGAACGGCTGATCGGCGAGCCTCTTCGCTTCAGCCTTCAGCGTCGTCGGCCCGAATGCCATGCCTTGCGGGCTCGGCTGTGGCGCCGCGGCCTCCCCTTCAGCGTGAGCATCCGTGACTGCCAGGGCCATCTTAGCGAGCCCAAGCGCAAAACTTCCCGCCACCGCCTTTTCGAGCAGTGAGCGGCGATCAAGCAAATTACCTGTCATTTCCGATATCAGCCAACCCTTGCGGTACGTACATTCCGCCTCACGCCCTCGCGAGCGCCCCCGACGGCCGGTCCCAAATAGCTAGGGGATGATTGTGGCAGATTTTCCACGCGCGCCACCGACCCGTGTGACTTTCCCGTCATTGATTATTATCTCGACAGCCTGTTTCTCAACAAGTGCATAATCGCAGGCCAAACGAAATGCCGAAAGCGGAATTTCCCTTTTGCATATAATAGGCTAATGCCATTTACAGCAGTGATTTTATGCCGAATCACTAACGAATCGCTGATGCATTGACAGCACAGTCCAAAACTCTTTCAAGGATGCTCTTGGCCTGCTCAAAGCTTCTCGCTATTGAGCCCATATATATAAGGTCGCAAATCGCATAATTCTTGTGCTCAACGCACACGTTGCCGCGATTAAAAATCGCAACCACCTGTTCGCTCAGAAAAATCAATTCGACCGGAATTCGGCTCGCGAGTGGCCGTCGTGTGGCAACATCAGCGCTCGTTGCCATTCTGTCACAACGCCCGGCGATTCAACTGTGCACAGCACTAATACTATTCCCCGACCTGAGCGGATCTGCCTATACATTCGCCCTGAGCGGTATTTCGGGGGGAAGCCCGTAACCGCAGAAGACGGGTTTGAGGACGGTTAAGAATAAGCACTACGGGAAGAAGAGTGTTGGGCTGAACAGTCTGTTCCGTCCTCATTCCTCAAGTCGAAGCAGACGGGAGCTAATTCATGAACAAATATAGTCTGAGTGCGCTTATGGCGGCAGGCCTGGTTGCAGGTAGCCTGTCGACCGGCAGTGCATCCGCAGCTGATCTCGGAGGCAACTGCTGCGCAGACCTCGAGGAGCGGATCGCTGAACTCGAAGCAACAACGGCACGTAAGGGCAACCGCAAGGTCTCCCTCACGGTCTCCGGCTGGGTTGGCCAGCAGGTTACGTACTGGGATGACGGTCACGAGTCGAACACGTACGTCACCGATCTCGGTTCGACGCTCGCCAGCCACGTGAAGTTCACGGGTCAGGCGACGATCCTTCCGGGCTGGACGGCTGGTTACGTTCTGCACCTGGAAGCCATCGGCTCCGACAGCTTGACGACAAGCCAGAATACACCCGACGGCAAGAACCTGCTGACCGGCACGTCCAACGGCGTTTCGACGCTGCAGTCGTTCTGGTTCATCAAGAGCGATCAGCTGGGTAAGGTCTCGGTCGGTAAGCAATCTGACGCGGCTGACAACGCAGCAATCCTCGTTGACGGTTCGGGCTCGCTCGTTCCCGCCAACTGGGTAGCGTTCGACGTTCTTTCCTTCGGCGTCCGCTACAAAGGTTCTAACGCAAGCACCGGCCTCATCTGGGGCGGCGACTATTGCCAAGCCGCTGGCGGCGCCTGGGGCGACTGCTTTGGTGCACCTCGCAACGTCGTTCGTTACGACTCGCCAACTTTCGGTGGTTTCTCGGTATCGGCTTCATGGGGTGAAGACGACATCTGGGCCGTCACCACGCGTTACGCCGGTGAATGGGCTGACTTCAAAGTCGCTGCGGTGGCATCTTATGCCGAAAGCACCGACGAGGCTCTGAATCACGGACTGATCGGTCCCCAAGTGTACAATGCTACGCAGCGCTACTTCCAGGCCGGCGCATACGTCGAACACATCCCGACGGGTCTGTTCGCTTACGGCGCGTACGGTCATGATGACTACGACTTTGCTGGCTCCGGCCAGTCTGAGACGTGGTATGGCAAGGGCGGTATCCGTCAGCGCTGGAACCCACTCGGACACACCGTGCTTTACGGTGAGTATGAGAAGATCCGCGGTAGCGGTCAGTTCTCACAGTCGGCTGATACTTTCATCGGCGCCACGCATGACTCCGTTCGAGTTGCCGGCGGTGGTATCGTTCAGGAAATCGATGCAGCTGCAATGTCGGTGTGGCTGAAGTACCGGAACCTCTCTTACGATGATAACTCCGGTAACTCCTACGACAACTTCAACGAATTCACCTTCGGCGCTCTGATCAACTACTGATCTGACCGATACAGTCTCGAAATAGGAAGGCCGCCCAATTTGGGCGGCCTTTTTTCGTGTCGCACGAATTCGACGCCGTGGCCGGCGGGCAACTATAGCGTGTTGCTACTCAGTCGATACCCGCATTCGCAACCTACTGTTTTTCAATTCACATTTTCAGACGCACAAAGACAATTGATCTGAATGAGCTTTTCCTACACCACCTGGGAATAAATATGCGAATCGCAAACCTGAATTGTTGCGAACGTACGAATCACTAATCTCCCCCTCAAGCGGCGAAGTCACTTGGCAGGTGTTCAGCCTCAGGCTGCTCCGGGAGTGGCCGACTACGGCGAACGCCGAAGTACTGCGTTCAGGCTAGAAGTGCTGAAGACGGGAGAAGGCAGAATGACGAAATTTAGGGTAGGCGCTCTGGTGGCTGCAGGCGTCCTCGCTGGCGGATTCGCCACGAGCGCCTCTGCAGCGGACCTCGGCGGCAACTGCTGTGCAGACCTCGAGGAACGAATCGCAGAGCTGGAAGCGACGACGGCACGTAAGGGCAACCGCAAGGTCTCCCTCACGGTTTCGGGTTGGGTTGGCCAGCAGGTCATGTGGTGGGACGATGGCCGCGAATCGAACACCTACGTCACCGATCTCGGTTCGACGATCGCCAGCCACGTGAAGTTCACGGGCCAGGCGACGATCTTACCGGGTTGGTACGCCGGTTACGTTCTGCACCTCGAAGCCACTGGCTCCGACAGCTTGACGACCAGCCAAAACGTCGTCGATGGACCGAACGCACTCTTGGTGCCACACACTGTAAACGGTGTCAGTACCTTGCAGTCGTACTGGTTCGTCAAGAGCGATCAGCTCGGCAAGGTTTCGATCGGCAAGGCATCGGATGCGGCCGATAACGCGGCAATCCTCGTCGACGGTTCGGGCTCTCTCGTTCCGGCCAACTGGGTGGCCTTCGACTACAATAGCTTTTTCATCCGCGAAAAGGGTACGGGCACTCTGTCGCCCGCAGTCTGGGGAGGCAATTTTTGCCAGAGCTTTGGCGGTGCCTTGGGCGACTGCGACGGCGTACCGCGCAATGTCGTTCGCTACGACTCGCCGACCTTCGGCGGCTTCTCCGTATCGGCATCGTGGGGCGAGGATGACATCTGGGCCATCACGACTCGCTACGCTGGCGAATGGCACGACTTCAAAGTTGCGGCCGTCGCGTCGTATGCCGAAAGCACCGACGAACTTTGCTGCAACACATCGAGTGGCTTCGTCGTCCTTAACAACACGCAGCGGTACTTCCAGGCTGGTGCCTATGCTGAGCATGTTCCGACCGGTCTTTGGATGTACGGCGCCTACGGCCACAATGATTACGATGATCCGACGAACCTGACCGGAACCAGGGGCCAATCGGAGACGTGGTACCTCAAAGGCGGCATCCGTCAGCGCTGGAACCCGCTGGGTCATACGGTCCTCTACGCCGAGTATGAACACGCTCACGGCGAAGGCATCTTCGCATCATCGGGTGTCGATGGCTTCACGGCTGCCGGAGACTTCAGCGCCGCCAATAAGGACACCACCAAGCTCTGGGGCGGTGGTATCGTCCAGGAAATCGACGCTGCAGCGATGTCGGTATGGCTCAAGTATCGTCACCTCGAATATGACGATAACTCCGACATACGCTTCGATGACTTCCAGTACTTTTCCTTCGGTGGTCTGATCAACTACTGATCACCTCGATAGCCAAAATAAGAGAAGCCGCCCGCCCAGGCGGCTTCTTTGCTTTGGGTGCAATCGCTGGCTCTAGGGCCGCATTGTCCCGGCACGCCAAAGCGCTTACCTCTC
Protein-coding sequences here:
- a CDS encoding porin, whose translation is MTKFRVGALVAAGVLAGGFATSASAADLGGNCCADLEERIAELEATTARKGNRKVSLTVSGWVGQQVMWWDDGRESNTYVTDLGSTIASHVKFTGQATILPGWYAGYVLHLEATGSDSLTTSQNVVDGPNALLVPHTVNGVSTLQSYWFVKSDQLGKVSIGKASDAADNAAILVDGSGSLVPANWVAFDYNSFFIREKGTGTLSPAVWGGNFCQSFGGALGDCDGVPRNVVRYDSPTFGGFSVSASWGEDDIWAITTRYAGEWHDFKVAAVASYAESTDELCCNTSSGFVVLNNTQRYFQAGAYAEHVPTGLWMYGAYGHNDYDDPTNLTGTRGQSETWYLKGGIRQRWNPLGHTVLYAEYEHAHGEGIFASSGVDGFTAAGDFSAANKDTTKLWGGGIVQEIDAAAMSVWLKYRHLEYDDNSDIRFDDFQYFSFGGLINY
- a CDS encoding porin, whose protein sequence is MNKYSLSALMAAGLVAGSLSTGSASAADLGGNCCADLEERIAELEATTARKGNRKVSLTVSGWVGQQVTYWDDGHESNTYVTDLGSTLASHVKFTGQATILPGWTAGYVLHLEAIGSDSLTTSQNTPDGKNLLTGTSNGVSTLQSFWFIKSDQLGKVSVGKQSDAADNAAILVDGSGSLVPANWVAFDVLSFGVRYKGSNASTGLIWGGDYCQAAGGAWGDCFGAPRNVVRYDSPTFGGFSVSASWGEDDIWAVTTRYAGEWADFKVAAVASYAESTDEALNHGLIGPQVYNATQRYFQAGAYVEHIPTGLFAYGAYGHDDYDFAGSGQSETWYGKGGIRQRWNPLGHTVLYGEYEKIRGSGQFSQSADTFIGATHDSVRVAGGGIVQEIDAAAMSVWLKYRNLSYDDNSGNSYDNFNEFTFGALINY